The Xanthomonas sontii genome contains a region encoding:
- a CDS encoding GH92 family glycosyl hydrolase encodes MTSSPLPSLLRTFALSLLLVTPALAAAPRLSAEVNTFIGSKDDGNTFPGASAPFGMIQVSPIGAHYAGWRYDDPQIRGFGHSFLSGAGCWEQGGQVSVLPVTGRIGPGGEFDTGDPKAFDHTRYGARYQHDGERGQAGYYKVRLTDYGGIDAEATALTRAAAERYTFSTSGEGHVLVNIGQANARHTVTGSTLDVVGDRVVEGKLVTQSFCGGHQYTTWFRLEFDRPFKAFGTWGEAGGVPGSRHGMEGEGKPSGAWLTFDLSKGRAVTAISAISHVDAEGARNNLRSEGMANGRLLGFDAMRARAQQAWDKELASVRVQGASGDDRVVFYTALYHALLQPLTGSDADGRYRGYDDGIHHADGWTYHEFFSLWDTYRAQNQLLALLRPQRAADIGRSILAINAQGGWLPRWGYANFETNVMTGDPVTPFLVDLWRFGALQGREAEAYTALRRNAFEMPPMNSRHAGRSGNANYLAQGFVEYDRAFPSKGMDVDPHHGGSATLEYALADCALSTMAGALGHAEDAAVLNRRGRNWRSIWDPSVRDTQTGFTGFPRPRTEDGAWYTPPDGHYDPRSQHGFHEGTAWQYQWLAQQDVPGLVEAMHGPEQTARRLDTFFAYDALLADPAGAARKEWVMGPYSYYSQFRYNPNNEPDLHAPWMYTLIGQPWKTSTVLHAAQTLFTNAPNGVTGNDDLGTMSAWYLFSVMGLYPAVPGTGQFLLHAPRFSRIELDVGPGRTLRIDAPQAGDGKLRYVGGVSLDGRAHAPVWLDWAQLHQGGRLRFDLRDAPQPQGWGTQPQDLPVSPCAAPPSAASLGWR; translated from the coding sequence ATGACGTCTTCCCCGCTGCCCTCCCTGCTGCGCACGTTCGCCCTGTCCTTGCTGCTGGTGACGCCGGCACTGGCCGCCGCGCCGCGGCTCAGTGCCGAGGTCAACACCTTCATCGGCAGCAAGGACGACGGCAACACCTTCCCCGGTGCGTCCGCTCCGTTTGGGATGATCCAGGTCAGCCCGATCGGTGCGCACTACGCCGGCTGGCGCTACGACGATCCGCAGATCCGCGGCTTCGGCCATTCCTTCCTGTCCGGCGCCGGTTGCTGGGAGCAGGGCGGGCAGGTCTCGGTGTTGCCGGTCACCGGGCGCATCGGCCCCGGTGGCGAGTTCGATACGGGCGACCCGAAGGCGTTCGACCACACCCGCTACGGCGCGCGCTACCAGCACGACGGCGAGCGCGGCCAGGCCGGCTACTACAAGGTGCGGCTGACCGATTACGGCGGCATCGACGCCGAAGCCACCGCACTGACCCGCGCCGCGGCCGAGCGCTACACCTTTTCCACCTCGGGCGAGGGCCACGTGCTGGTCAACATCGGCCAGGCCAACGCCCGCCACACGGTCACCGGCAGCACCCTGGACGTGGTCGGCGACCGCGTCGTGGAAGGCAAGCTGGTGACCCAGAGCTTCTGCGGCGGCCACCAGTACACCACCTGGTTCCGCCTGGAGTTCGACCGCCCGTTCAAGGCCTTCGGCACCTGGGGCGAGGCCGGCGGCGTGCCCGGATCGCGGCATGGCATGGAGGGCGAGGGCAAGCCCAGCGGCGCGTGGCTCACCTTCGACCTGAGCAAGGGCCGCGCGGTGACCGCCATTTCGGCGATCTCGCACGTGGATGCCGAGGGCGCGCGCAACAACCTGCGCAGTGAGGGCATGGCCAATGGCCGCCTGCTCGGCTTCGATGCGATGCGCGCCCGCGCGCAGCAGGCCTGGGACAAGGAACTGGCCAGCGTGCGCGTGCAAGGCGCCAGCGGCGACGACCGCGTGGTGTTCTACACCGCGCTCTACCACGCGCTGCTGCAGCCGCTGACCGGCAGCGACGCCGATGGCCGCTACCGCGGCTACGACGACGGCATCCACCACGCCGACGGCTGGACCTACCACGAGTTCTTCTCGCTGTGGGACACCTATCGTGCGCAGAACCAGTTGCTGGCGTTGCTGCGGCCGCAGCGCGCCGCCGATATCGGCCGCTCGATCCTGGCGATCAATGCACAAGGCGGCTGGCTGCCGCGCTGGGGCTATGCCAACTTCGAGACCAACGTGATGACCGGCGATCCGGTCACCCCGTTCCTGGTCGACCTGTGGCGCTTCGGCGCGCTGCAGGGGCGCGAGGCCGAGGCCTATACCGCGCTGCGCCGCAATGCGTTCGAGATGCCGCCGATGAACTCGCGGCACGCGGGGCGTTCCGGCAATGCCAATTACCTGGCGCAGGGCTTCGTGGAGTACGACCGCGCGTTCCCGTCCAAGGGCATGGATGTCGACCCTCATCACGGCGGCTCGGCGACGCTGGAGTACGCACTGGCCGACTGTGCGCTGTCGACGATGGCCGGTGCGCTGGGGCATGCCGAGGACGCGGCGGTGCTGAACCGGCGCGGGCGCAACTGGCGTTCGATCTGGGATCCGTCGGTGCGCGATACGCAGACCGGCTTCACCGGTTTCCCGCGGCCGCGCACCGAGGACGGGGCGTGGTACACGCCGCCGGATGGGCATTACGATCCGCGTTCGCAACACGGCTTCCACGAGGGCACGGCCTGGCAGTACCAGTGGCTGGCGCAGCAGGACGTGCCGGGCCTGGTGGAGGCGATGCACGGGCCGGAGCAGACCGCGCGGCGCCTGGATACCTTCTTCGCCTACGACGCGTTGCTGGCCGACCCGGCTGGCGCCGCGCGCAAGGAATGGGTGATGGGGCCGTACAGCTACTACAGCCAGTTCCGCTACAACCCCAACAACGAACCGGACCTGCATGCGCCGTGGATGTACACGCTGATCGGCCAGCCGTGGAAGACCAGCACCGTGCTGCATGCGGCGCAGACGCTGTTCACCAACGCGCCCAACGGCGTGACCGGCAACGACGACCTGGGCACGATGTCGGCGTGGTACCTGTTCAGCGTGATGGGTCTGTACCCGGCGGTGCCCGGCACCGGGCAGTTCCTGCTGCACGCGCCGCGCTTCTCGCGCATCGAACTGGACGTGGGGCCGGGCCGCACGCTGCGTATCGATGCGCCGCAGGCCGGCGACGGCAAGCTGCGCTACGTCGGTGGCGTGTCGCTGGACGGCCGCGCGCACGCGCCGGTGTGGCTGGATTGGGCGCAGTTGCACCAGGGCGGGCGTCTGCGCTTCGACCTGCGCGACGCGCCGCAGCCGCAGGGCTGGGGCACGCAGCCGCAGGACCTGCCGGTGTCGCCGTGCGCGGCGCCGCCGTCCGCCGCCAGCCTGGGCTGGCGCTGA
- a CDS encoding LacI family DNA-binding transcriptional regulator, giving the protein MSQKRPPGTGSAGSKAAKAAARKAAPVAAEHADKGKKATKTAPVSAARDRQRVVTVTDIADAVGVSRATVSLVLRGSPLVHADTRARVEAELKRQRYVYNRGAANLRRRTSTCVALVINDLANPFFAEFAAGVDEALGEQGYVTLLGSTGESPARQQAVLASLMEHTPAGVILSPAEGSDAAELHTVLDARANVLLFNRELAGADDWGFLGLDNQCGAQLATEHLIALGHRRIAFYGGHADSSSCRQRRAGHAQAMRQARLPVDPAWLIESAPNRLEAAARHGDLFAHDAPPTAAVCYNDTVALGLMLGLLARGIRPGQDFAITGFDDIPEAAVSTPALTTLAAQPRARGRQAAQLVLERLDAAVPPRRTIVPVRLSVRESSGAPIARKRT; this is encoded by the coding sequence ATGAGCCAGAAGCGTCCACCCGGAACCGGATCCGCAGGTTCCAAGGCTGCCAAGGCCGCCGCGCGCAAGGCGGCGCCGGTTGCGGCGGAGCATGCGGACAAGGGGAAAAAGGCCACAAAGACCGCACCTGTCTCCGCCGCGCGCGACCGCCAGCGGGTGGTGACCGTCACCGACATCGCCGATGCGGTCGGCGTCTCGCGCGCGACCGTGTCGCTGGTGCTGCGCGGCAGCCCGCTGGTGCATGCCGACACGCGTGCGCGCGTGGAAGCGGAACTGAAGCGGCAGCGCTACGTCTACAACCGCGGCGCCGCCAATCTGCGCCGGCGCACCTCGACCTGCGTGGCCCTGGTCATCAACGACCTGGCCAATCCGTTCTTCGCCGAATTCGCCGCCGGCGTGGACGAAGCGCTGGGCGAGCAGGGCTACGTGACCCTGCTCGGCAGCACCGGCGAATCGCCCGCGCGGCAGCAGGCCGTACTGGCCTCGCTGATGGAACACACGCCGGCCGGCGTGATCCTGTCGCCGGCCGAGGGCAGCGACGCCGCCGAACTGCACACGGTGCTGGACGCACGCGCGAACGTGCTGCTGTTCAACCGCGAACTTGCCGGCGCCGACGACTGGGGTTTCCTCGGCCTGGACAACCAGTGCGGCGCGCAACTGGCCACCGAGCACCTGATCGCGCTCGGCCACCGCCGCATCGCCTTCTACGGTGGCCACGCCGATTCCAGTTCCTGCCGGCAGCGTCGCGCCGGCCACGCGCAGGCGATGCGGCAGGCCAGGCTGCCGGTCGATCCGGCCTGGCTGATCGAGTCCGCGCCCAATCGCCTGGAAGCGGCGGCGCGCCACGGTGACCTGTTCGCCCACGACGCACCGCCCACCGCAGCGGTCTGCTACAACGATACGGTCGCGTTGGGCCTGATGCTGGGCCTGCTCGCGCGCGGCATCCGTCCGGGCCAGGACTTCGCGATCACCGGCTTCGACGACATCCCCGAGGCCGCGGTGAGCACGCCCGCGCTGACCACGCTCGCCGCGCAGCCGCGCGCCCGCGGCCGCCAGGCGGCGCAACTGGTGCTGGAGCGGCTGGATGCGGCCGTACCGCCGCGCAGGACGATCGTGCCGGTGCGCCTGTCGGTGCGCGAGAGCAGCGGCGCGCCGATCGCGCGCAAGCGTACCTAG
- a CDS encoding DUF2231 domain-containing protein — protein MHLQTAPRRSVVANAFYGLLNPIPFGCFVAALIFDIVYARSGVILWTKAAAWLIAIGLVIVIVPRLINLVQVWITARRSTLPVERLDFWLNLLAIVAAIFNSFVHSRDAYAVVPAGLWLSIVTVALLAIGHVLIAIRTTPREGYVHG, from the coding sequence ATGCATCTGCAGACTGCACCGCGCCGTTCCGTGGTGGCCAACGCCTTCTACGGCCTGCTCAATCCCATTCCGTTCGGCTGCTTCGTCGCCGCGCTGATCTTCGACATCGTCTATGCCCGCAGCGGCGTGATCCTGTGGACCAAGGCGGCGGCCTGGCTGATCGCGATCGGGCTGGTCATCGTCATCGTGCCGCGCCTGATCAACCTGGTGCAGGTCTGGATCACTGCGCGGCGCTCCACGCTGCCGGTGGAGCGGCTCGACTTCTGGCTGAACCTGCTCGCCATCGTCGCCGCCATCTTCAATTCCTTCGTGCACAGCCGCGACGCGTATGCGGTAGTCCCGGCCGGGCTCTGGCTTTCGATCGTCACGGTCGCGCTGTTGGCGATCGGGCATGTGCTCATCGCCATCCGCACCACGCCGCGCGAGGGTTACGTCCATGGCTAA
- a CDS encoding sorbosone dehydrogenase family protein: MAKRLSLSVFALSCALALAACGGKASLEPTQQAGNAPPLPQPRNFLLPPMQVPEGVGWKEGQAPTVAAGLKIEKIAGGLKHPRQLYVLPNDDVLVVEANSPGMEPVTTPKQLIAGLVQSRSGKSAKGGNRITLLRRTADGKWEQHAFLKGLHSPFGVQLIGDALYVANTDNIMKFPYVPGQTEITAPGTLFADLPGTIEHHWTKALLASPDGRKLYVGVGSNSNIGENGLDVEYRRATVLEVDVASASSRIFASGIRNPTGLQWEPRTGKLWAIANERDEIGADLVPDYLTSVQDGGFYGWPYSYYGQNVDVRVKDQRPDLVAKAIKPDYALGSHVAALGLWFSRGDTLPAKYREGAFVAEHGSWNRSPLSGYQVVYVPFQQGRPVGRPQTVVSGFHSQDESQLYGAPVGLAQDKDGALLIADDVGNSVWRVRF, translated from the coding sequence ATGGCTAAGCGCCTGAGCCTGTCGGTTTTCGCGTTGAGTTGCGCCTTGGCCCTGGCCGCCTGCGGCGGCAAGGCCTCGCTCGAGCCCACCCAGCAGGCGGGCAACGCGCCACCGCTGCCGCAGCCGCGCAACTTCCTGCTGCCGCCGATGCAGGTTCCCGAGGGGGTAGGCTGGAAGGAGGGGCAGGCGCCCACCGTGGCGGCTGGCCTGAAGATCGAGAAGATCGCCGGCGGCCTGAAACATCCGCGCCAGCTGTACGTGCTGCCCAACGACGACGTGCTGGTGGTGGAGGCCAATTCGCCGGGGATGGAGCCCGTCACCACGCCCAAGCAACTGATCGCAGGGCTGGTCCAGAGCCGCTCCGGCAAGAGCGCCAAGGGCGGCAACCGCATCACCCTGCTGCGCAGGACCGCCGACGGCAAGTGGGAACAGCATGCGTTCCTGAAGGGGTTGCACTCGCCGTTCGGTGTGCAGCTGATCGGCGATGCGCTGTACGTCGCCAACACCGACAACATCATGAAGTTCCCCTACGTCCCCGGCCAGACCGAGATCACCGCGCCCGGCACGTTGTTCGCCGATCTGCCCGGCACGATCGAACACCATTGGACCAAGGCACTGCTGGCCAGCCCCGACGGACGCAAGCTGTACGTCGGCGTGGGCTCCAACAGCAACATCGGCGAGAACGGGCTGGATGTGGAATACCGCCGCGCGACCGTCCTGGAAGTGGACGTGGCCTCGGCCAGCAGCCGCATCTTCGCCTCGGGCATCCGCAATCCGACCGGACTGCAGTGGGAGCCGCGCACCGGCAAGCTGTGGGCGATCGCCAACGAGCGCGACGAGATCGGCGCCGACCTGGTGCCCGACTACCTGACCTCGGTGCAGGACGGCGGCTTCTACGGCTGGCCGTACAGCTACTACGGACAGAACGTGGATGTGCGGGTCAAGGACCAGCGCCCGGACCTGGTGGCCAAGGCGATCAAGCCGGACTACGCGCTGGGCTCGCACGTGGCCGCGCTGGGCCTGTGGTTCTCCCGCGGCGATACGCTGCCCGCGAAGTACCGCGAAGGTGCGTTCGTGGCCGAGCACGGCAGCTGGAACCGCTCGCCGCTCAGCGGCTATCAGGTGGTGTACGTGCCGTTCCAGCAGGGCCGGCCGGTCGGCCGACCGCAGACCGTGGTCAGCGGCTTCCACTCGCAGGACGAGTCGCAGCTATACGGCGCCCCGGTCGGCCTGGCGCAGGACAAGGACGGCGCGTTGCTGATTGCCGACGACGTCGGCAACAGCGTCTGGCGCGTGCGCTTCTGA
- a CDS encoding polynucleotide kinase-phosphatase translates to MTIRIPKLSLVALIGPSGSGKSTFARTHFLPTEVISSDACRGLVADDENDQTATGDAFEVLYFIARKRLAAGRLTVVDATNVRPEDRKRLVELAREFHVLPCAIVFDLPERVCQDRNSARADRNFGPHVIRNQQQALRKGLRGLEREGFRHVSVLRSVEDVAAATIERIKVWNDRREEHGPFDLIGDVHGCRDELVALLGRLGYTVGGTREAPEVAAPEGRKAVFVGDLVDRGPDSPGVLRLVMHMVGNGTALCVPGNHDVKLQRKLAGRDVRISHGLAETLEQLQAEPEDFSREVAAFIDKLVSHYVLDDGKLVVAHAGLKQELQGRTSQRVREFALYGETTGEIDAFGLPVRSDWARDYRGPAMVVYGHTPTPEPEWVNRTICLDTGCVFGGKLTALRYPEKELVSVAAAREYYAPVKPLLPAEDASAAAITPREALLLDLDDVAGKRVIDTRAFRSVTIREENSIAALEVMSRFAIDPRWLVYLPPTMAPPETAKSGDLLERPQEALDFYRQEGIATLVCEEKHMGSRAVVVLCRDAGVAQRRFGIGDDGRGVVYTRTGRRFFGERELENALLDRLDAALQHAGLWEELHTDWIVLDAELLPWSAKAQELLREQYVPTGAAATAALATARTWLDAAAARGIDVQFWQQQAQARHSDASRFVDAYRRYCWAVNGLEDLKIAPFHVLACEGVVGLERDHRWHLDIARRLADVEPLVRLTRHVFVDLADQASVADAIAWWEALTAQGGEGMVIKPVEGLVRSKRGLVQPAIKCRGREYLRIIYGPEYTEPQNLDRLRQRGLRTKQSLAIREFALGLEALQRFVAQEPLYRVHECVFGVLALESEPVDVRL, encoded by the coding sequence ATGACGATACGCATTCCCAAGCTCAGCCTGGTCGCCCTGATCGGCCCGTCAGGCAGCGGCAAGTCCACCTTCGCCCGCACCCACTTCCTGCCGACCGAGGTGATCTCCTCCGATGCCTGCCGCGGCCTGGTCGCCGACGACGAAAACGACCAGACCGCCACCGGCGACGCCTTCGAGGTGCTCTACTTCATCGCGCGCAAGCGCCTGGCCGCCGGCCGCCTGACCGTCGTCGACGCGACCAACGTGCGCCCGGAAGACCGCAAGCGCCTGGTCGAACTGGCGCGCGAGTTCCATGTCCTGCCCTGCGCCATCGTGTTCGACCTGCCCGAGCGCGTATGCCAGGACCGCAACAGTGCGCGTGCGGACCGCAACTTCGGCCCGCACGTCATCCGCAACCAGCAACAGGCGCTGCGCAAGGGCCTGCGCGGCCTGGAACGCGAGGGCTTCCGCCACGTCAGCGTGCTGCGCTCGGTGGAGGACGTGGCGGCCGCCACGATCGAACGTATCAAGGTCTGGAACGACCGCCGCGAGGAGCACGGGCCGTTCGATCTGATCGGCGACGTGCACGGCTGCCGCGACGAACTGGTCGCCCTGCTCGGCCGCCTGGGCTACACCGTCGGCGGCACCCGCGAGGCACCCGAGGTCGCCGCGCCGGAAGGACGCAAGGCGGTCTTCGTCGGCGACCTGGTCGACCGCGGCCCGGATTCGCCCGGCGTGCTGCGCCTGGTCATGCACATGGTCGGCAACGGCACCGCATTGTGCGTGCCCGGCAACCACGACGTGAAGCTGCAGCGCAAGCTCGCCGGACGCGACGTGCGCATCAGCCACGGCCTGGCCGAGACGTTGGAACAACTGCAGGCCGAGCCGGAGGATTTCAGCCGCGAGGTCGCCGCCTTCATCGACAAGCTGGTCAGCCACTATGTGCTCGACGACGGCAAGCTGGTGGTCGCCCACGCCGGTCTCAAGCAGGAGCTGCAGGGCCGCACCTCGCAACGCGTGCGCGAGTTCGCGCTGTACGGCGAGACCACCGGCGAGATCGATGCGTTCGGCCTGCCGGTCCGTTCCGACTGGGCGCGCGACTATCGCGGCCCGGCGATGGTGGTGTACGGCCATACGCCGACGCCGGAGCCGGAATGGGTCAACCGCACCATCTGCCTCGATACCGGCTGCGTGTTCGGCGGCAAGCTCACCGCGCTGCGCTATCCGGAGAAGGAACTGGTGTCGGTCGCGGCCGCGCGCGAGTACTACGCGCCGGTCAAGCCGCTGCTTCCGGCCGAGGACGCGAGCGCCGCGGCCATCACGCCGCGCGAGGCCTTGCTGCTCGACCTGGACGATGTGGCCGGCAAGCGCGTGATCGACACCCGCGCCTTCCGCAGCGTCACCATCCGCGAGGAGAACAGCATCGCCGCGCTTGAGGTGATGAGCCGCTTCGCCATCGATCCGCGCTGGCTGGTGTACCTGCCGCCGACCATGGCGCCGCCGGAGACCGCCAAGTCCGGCGACCTGCTCGAACGCCCGCAGGAAGCGCTCGACTTCTATCGCCAGGAAGGCATCGCCACGCTGGTGTGCGAAGAGAAGCACATGGGCTCGCGTGCGGTCGTCGTGCTGTGCCGCGATGCCGGTGTCGCGCAGCGACGTTTCGGCATCGGCGACGATGGCCGTGGCGTCGTCTACACCCGCACCGGTCGCCGCTTCTTCGGCGAGCGCGAACTGGAAAACGCCCTGCTCGACCGCCTCGACGCGGCACTGCAGCACGCGGGCCTATGGGAGGAACTGCATACCGACTGGATCGTGCTCGATGCGGAACTGCTGCCGTGGTCGGCCAAGGCCCAGGAACTGCTGCGCGAGCAGTACGTACCGACCGGCGCCGCCGCCACCGCGGCGCTTGCCACCGCCCGCACCTGGCTGGACGCGGCCGCCGCGCGTGGCATCGACGTGCAGTTCTGGCAGCAGCAGGCGCAGGCGCGCCACAGCGACGCCAGCCGCTTCGTCGATGCCTATCGCCGCTACTGCTGGGCAGTGAACGGCCTGGAGGACCTGAAGATCGCGCCGTTCCACGTGCTGGCCTGCGAAGGCGTGGTCGGCCTGGAGCGCGACCACCGCTGGCACCTGGACATCGCCCGTCGCCTGGCCGACGTCGAACCACTGGTGCGGCTGACCCGGCACGTATTCGTCGATCTGGCCGACCAGGCCAGCGTGGCCGACGCCATCGCATGGTGGGAGGCGCTGACCGCACAGGGCGGCGAAGGCATGGTCATCAAGCCGGTCGAAGGCCTGGTGCGCAGCAAGCGTGGGTTGGTACAACCGGCGATCAAGTGCCGCGGCCGCGAGTATCTGCGCATCATCTACGGACCCGAATACACCGAACCACAGAACCTCGACCGGCTACGCCAGCGCGGCCTGCGCACCAAGCAGTCCCTCGCCATCCGCGAGTTCGCGCTGGGCCTGGAAGCATTGCAGCGTTTCGTCGCGCAAGAACCGCTCTACCGCGTGCACGAATGCGTGTTCGGCGTACTGGCGCTGGAAAGCGAGCCGGTGGACGTGCGGCTGTAA
- a CDS encoding 3' terminal RNA ribose 2'-O-methyltransferase Hen1 produces the protein MLLSLSTTTQPATDLGYLLVKHPERAHEVDLPFGTARVFYPQADDTRCTAVLMLDIDPVGLVRGRGEAEGSLSQYVNDRPYVASSFLSVALKRVFGTAMAGTSKNRQALADTPIALEAEIPVLRCRGGEQLLQAWFEPLGYTVTVERLPLDPRFPEWGDSPYVRLQLAGTVRLQDLLTHLYVLLPAIDGDKHYYVGHDEIEKLLDKGGTWLSAHPQREAIVGRYLRRHKPLVRAALARLLDDEEEAIDAQEERKEAAEDAIERPLSLNDQRMQTVVETLRTLGARRVVDLGCGEGRLLGLLLKEPQIEHLLGIDVSLRSLDHAADRLHLERLPPLQRQRITLAHGALTYRDRRIEGFDAACAIEVIEHMDAPRLPAFERALFGFGRPPAVVITTPNSEYNVRFPTLPAGRFRHPDHRFEWTRAEFRAWADGVAQRNGYSVRHAPIGPDDPEVGPPTQMAVFTRDMA, from the coding sequence GTGCTGCTGTCCCTGTCCACCACCACTCAGCCCGCCACCGATCTCGGCTACCTGCTGGTCAAGCATCCCGAGCGCGCCCACGAGGTCGACCTGCCGTTCGGCACTGCCCGGGTGTTCTACCCGCAGGCCGACGACACCCGTTGCACCGCAGTGCTGATGCTGGACATCGATCCGGTGGGACTGGTGCGCGGTCGCGGCGAAGCCGAAGGCAGCCTGTCGCAGTACGTCAACGACCGGCCGTACGTTGCCAGTTCCTTCCTCTCGGTCGCGCTCAAGCGCGTGTTCGGCACCGCCATGGCCGGCACCAGCAAGAATCGCCAGGCGCTGGCGGACACGCCCATTGCGCTGGAAGCGGAGATTCCGGTGCTGCGGTGTCGCGGCGGCGAGCAACTGCTGCAGGCCTGGTTCGAACCGCTTGGCTACACCGTAACGGTCGAGCGCCTGCCGCTGGATCCGCGCTTTCCCGAGTGGGGCGACAGTCCGTATGTGCGCCTGCAGCTCGCCGGAACCGTCCGCCTGCAGGATCTGCTGACCCACCTGTATGTGCTGCTGCCGGCCATCGATGGCGACAAGCACTACTACGTCGGCCACGACGAAATCGAGAAGCTGCTCGACAAGGGCGGCACCTGGCTGTCCGCGCACCCGCAACGCGAGGCGATCGTCGGCCGCTACCTGCGCCGCCACAAGCCGTTGGTGCGTGCGGCGCTGGCGCGCCTGCTGGACGATGAAGAGGAGGCGATCGACGCCCAGGAAGAGCGCAAGGAAGCGGCCGAGGACGCGATCGAACGTCCGCTCAGCCTCAACGACCAACGCATGCAGACCGTGGTCGAGACGCTGCGCACCCTGGGCGCGCGGCGCGTGGTCGACCTGGGCTGCGGCGAAGGGCGCCTGCTTGGCCTGCTGCTCAAGGAGCCACAGATCGAGCACCTGCTCGGCATCGACGTGTCGCTGCGCTCGCTGGATCATGCTGCCGATCGGCTGCACCTCGAACGGCTGCCGCCGCTGCAGCGTCAACGCATCACCCTGGCCCACGGCGCGCTGACCTACCGCGATCGCCGTATCGAAGGCTTCGATGCGGCCTGCGCGATCGAGGTGATCGAACACATGGACGCGCCGCGCCTGCCGGCGTTCGAGCGCGCCCTGTTCGGTTTCGGCAGGCCGCCTGCAGTGGTGATCACCACGCCGAACAGCGAGTACAACGTGCGCTTCCCGACCCTGCCGGCCGGGCGTTTCCGCCACCCCGACCACCGCTTCGAGTGGACGCGCGCGGAATTCCGCGCCTGGGCCGATGGCGTGGCGCAGCGCAACGGCTACAGCGTGCGCCATGCCCCCATCGGCCCGGACGATCCGGAGGTCGGCCCGCCGACCCAGATGGCGGTGTTTACCCGCGACATGGCCTGA
- a CDS encoding macro domain-containing protein, with the protein MFKARIGDLFASHAHVHANAVNCAGIMGKGIAQAFKRRYPAMFEDYAVRCREGRVRIGEPYLYDDASGIRIINFPTKRHWRSPSRLEDIAAGLDHLAAHLREWDVHSLALPPLGCGNGGLAWEEVGPLIYRTLAHLPVDIEVYAPYGTPLAQLETAFLTRPANASTEGVGKRTAPQPGWIAIMEVLRRLQARPEARPIGRTLFQTLCWAMTELGVPTGLTFGTAGRGPRQGDVRPILTDLANRNWLQEQPQGRTMALRASPQYDKEHARFAAAYAPYDTEIAKAVDLFAQIRNIDQAEDIMTVFQAARRLQVAHPEQRHDAQQLLALLRDANTNGASEEQQRTAKTAIDTLLALDWIRLR; encoded by the coding sequence ATGTTCAAGGCACGAATCGGCGACCTGTTCGCCAGCCACGCCCACGTCCACGCGAATGCGGTCAATTGCGCCGGCATCATGGGCAAGGGCATCGCGCAGGCGTTCAAGCGGCGCTATCCGGCGATGTTCGAGGACTATGCCGTGCGCTGCCGGGAAGGCCGCGTGCGCATCGGCGAGCCCTATCTGTACGACGACGCCAGCGGCATCCGCATTATCAACTTCCCGACCAAGCGCCATTGGCGCTCGCCGTCGCGGCTGGAGGACATCGCGGCAGGGCTGGACCACCTCGCCGCGCATCTGCGCGAATGGGACGTGCACAGCCTTGCCCTGCCGCCGCTGGGCTGCGGCAACGGCGGACTGGCCTGGGAGGAGGTCGGCCCGTTGATCTACCGCACGCTGGCGCACCTGCCGGTCGACATCGAGGTCTATGCGCCGTACGGCACGCCGCTGGCGCAACTCGAAACCGCCTTCCTGACGCGGCCGGCAAACGCCTCGACCGAGGGCGTTGGCAAACGCACGGCGCCCCAGCCGGGCTGGATCGCGATCATGGAAGTGCTGCGGCGGCTGCAGGCCCGGCCGGAGGCGCGGCCGATCGGGCGCACGCTGTTCCAGACGCTCTGCTGGGCCATGACCGAACTGGGCGTACCGACCGGGCTGACCTTCGGCACTGCCGGCCGCGGCCCGCGCCAGGGCGACGTCCGGCCGATCCTGACCGACCTGGCCAACCGCAACTGGCTGCAGGAGCAGCCGCAGGGGCGGACCATGGCACTGCGGGCCTCGCCGCAGTACGACAAGGAGCATGCGCGATTCGCCGCGGCGTATGCGCCCTACGACACCGAGATCGCGAAAGCCGTGGACCTGTTCGCACAGATCAGGAACATCGACCAGGCCGAGGACATCATGACGGTGTTCCAGGCCGCGCGCCGGCTGCAGGTGGCGCATCCCGAACAACGGCACGATGCACAGCAGCTCCTTGCCCTTCTGCGGGATGCAAACACGAACGGGGCGTCGGAAGAACAGCAGCGCACTGCGAAAACGGCGATCGATACGCTACTGGCACTGGATTGGATTCGCTTGCGCTGA